In Acinetobacter sp. C32I, one genomic interval encodes:
- a CDS encoding EAL domain-containing protein, whose amino-acid sequence MGSIEVRNSLLSKKLKRTETRLLIIDDNQLRYNQIAAIFNAQDHQIKATLLDDLKTFEKQLNLPWDIVIFGRAYDLKIEQTLSLIQASSLPSLPVLLLEPDDYNADQYQTYIHKGIYDVLNLKVPETFYISMIRALSYSRLVQAEHRLLNELEAAQTQAQSLVAETHKAVAILQEGIHLSANTEYANLFGFASEDELIGLPILDVLQPEDLAQFKLRFKKISQGQFEQGRFELRTQNPTVKNNPLHIEFLPSGNEEEIQLNIECGSSQVTAAPATVVSSEKVSNLNSALQQINRQLTNHPANANAVVLFSLSSCPNEVFQSDWRSTKAYFANIQNFIKEQVSVPVYQVDNTLYVALFQAESKNVLNSLLIGLNSLQKPQLLATAQHTFPLHLKLGYYELAQAIPDEAVFEQVLSKAFTATLPVFNSPKIDTDIGLTTEHIPTKVQLSLLQELKQKLDAGDIHLKYQQLYDKQDQHTHTYEVSGGFIYNNQWQDLSDLADLKDDVELSVQLDRWILVEACKQLHNFITQYPKAKLIVNLNHHVLLNDKKLPELVAKLLTIIGSKQAHPLILQFSEQALQQNLSQAQPQIALLRQHGAEVSIRGFGDSLYSDSMLQQIDAQYLSLHGKLTKMLASEKDMASLQEKILHFIGQKPVEIFLMELNDMNLFANAWNVEARFLQGNYFQKKLDRLTDVQDQ is encoded by the coding sequence ATGGGAAGCATTGAAGTGAGAAATTCTTTACTCTCTAAAAAACTCAAACGGACAGAGACCCGTTTACTGATTATCGATGATAACCAACTTCGTTATAATCAGATTGCAGCGATATTCAATGCACAGGATCATCAAATCAAGGCAACGTTATTAGATGATCTTAAAACATTTGAAAAACAGTTAAATTTACCCTGGGATATTGTGATTTTTGGTCGTGCTTATGACTTAAAAATCGAACAAACCCTATCTTTGATTCAAGCTTCATCACTGCCAAGCTTACCTGTGTTGTTACTGGAACCTGATGACTACAATGCTGATCAATATCAAACCTATATTCATAAAGGCATTTATGATGTTTTGAATCTCAAAGTACCTGAAACGTTCTATATCAGCATGATCCGTGCATTGTCTTATAGTCGTCTGGTTCAAGCTGAACACCGCTTGCTCAATGAGCTTGAAGCAGCACAAACGCAAGCTCAATCCTTAGTGGCCGAGACGCATAAAGCTGTTGCGATTTTACAAGAAGGGATTCATCTCAGTGCCAATACTGAATATGCGAACCTATTTGGATTTGCGAGTGAAGATGAACTGATTGGCTTACCGATCCTAGATGTATTGCAACCAGAAGATTTAGCTCAATTTAAACTGCGCTTTAAAAAGATTTCTCAAGGCCAGTTCGAGCAAGGACGTTTTGAGTTGCGCACTCAAAATCCAACGGTAAAAAATAATCCATTGCACATTGAATTTTTACCATCAGGCAATGAAGAAGAAATTCAACTCAATATTGAGTGTGGATCATCACAAGTAACTGCAGCACCTGCAACTGTCGTTTCATCTGAGAAAGTATCCAATTTAAATAGCGCTTTACAACAGATTAATCGACAGCTGACCAATCATCCAGCCAATGCCAATGCCGTTGTGCTGTTTAGCCTGAGCAGTTGTCCAAATGAGGTTTTTCAAAGTGATTGGCGTAGCACCAAAGCGTATTTTGCCAATATCCAAAACTTTATCAAAGAACAAGTCAGCGTTCCTGTTTATCAAGTCGATAACACTCTCTACGTTGCATTGTTTCAAGCTGAATCCAAGAATGTTTTAAATTCACTGCTGATCGGTTTAAATAGCTTGCAGAAACCACAACTGTTAGCAACCGCTCAACATACCTTCCCTTTGCATCTTAAATTGGGTTATTACGAGCTTGCACAAGCCATTCCGGATGAAGCGGTTTTTGAGCAAGTCCTAAGCAAAGCATTCACTGCGACCTTACCAGTATTCAATAGCCCTAAAATTGATACTGATATTGGTTTAACAACCGAGCACATTCCAACAAAAGTCCAGTTGAGCCTGTTACAAGAGCTTAAACAAAAACTGGATGCAGGTGATATCCATCTTAAATATCAGCAGCTTTATGATAAACAAGATCAGCATACGCATACTTATGAGGTTTCTGGCGGCTTTATCTATAACAATCAATGGCAAGACTTAAGTGATCTGGCTGATCTTAAAGATGATGTTGAATTATCAGTTCAACTAGACCGCTGGATTTTGGTAGAAGCCTGCAAGCAATTGCATAACTTTATTACTCAATATCCGAAGGCTAAACTAATTGTAAACCTCAATCATCACGTGTTATTGAATGATAAAAAATTGCCAGAATTGGTTGCCAAATTACTCACTATTATCGGCAGTAAACAAGCACACCCATTAATTCTGCAATTTTCTGAACAAGCACTGCAACAGAACCTGTCACAAGCACAGCCACAAATTGCCCTGCTGCGTCAGCATGGTGCAGAGGTTTCGATTCGTGGTTTTGGCGATTCACTCTATAGTGACTCGATGCTGCAACAGATTGATGCCCAATATTTAAGTCTACATGGCAAATTGACCAAAATGCTTGCCTCTGAAAAAGACATGGCAAGCTTACAAGAAAAAATCCTGCATTTTATTGGCCAAAAACCAGTGGAAATTTTCTTGAT
- a CDS encoding GTPase: MMNNAFSDIFQIPTVLRRDKLSFCDTNSKSLNEWISNLSIMQLGDTSKALFAALLELSELECSETLRFDLIQVLHPTIENVLGSLEKNFFNQGVISSDRNEHIIELAMLLRCYFAAIYINIVRRSNDQLDQQKFSIFALNQKKNLQTARTLATFQSLQQLTQLLYQQHMLYSEPVAGQWLIAHQLYDAAVTHKYQHTNLDQSQGKPSSITNITQAYAQLILMDIFNTNQIRQSEIQALFQCSFDWAKMVQILAKETDLTKYVVDTSKDHPPIYNKKQSSGFNPNIFISTHSLLDHVTATLHKNAEYISKNEKIYLTPALKFHVQTILGTTAERRHERYEYSAQLHICFGLLTAHFYLSKAKNFAETLLLDHSYGLQNESKFMSAWDKKSASDNQESAIQRLSRESKAVYQADILDISVNGYRIKWSGEAPKNLRTGEYILVKETSHGHWRGGVIRWLKQSSEKSLELGLEVLAQEIFPCAVRIQADRHISNYHPTLLLKNQNLDETKTTLILPGSQIFREHQAVHLRLGKEEVKVYLLNAQLITQSFVQFEFELLNDEELPVLQRYMAQKNMDTIDQDLWEALK; this comes from the coding sequence ATGATGAATAATGCTTTTTCGGATATTTTTCAAATTCCAACGGTCTTAAGACGAGACAAACTGAGTTTTTGCGATACCAATTCAAAAAGCCTGAATGAATGGATTTCCAACCTATCCATCATGCAATTAGGCGATACCTCCAAAGCACTGTTTGCTGCTTTATTAGAACTCAGTGAATTAGAATGTTCTGAAACTTTAAGATTCGATTTAATCCAGGTTCTGCACCCAACCATTGAAAATGTTTTGGGAAGTCTGGAAAAGAACTTTTTTAATCAGGGTGTGATCAGCTCTGACCGTAATGAACATATCATCGAATTGGCAATGCTATTACGTTGTTACTTTGCAGCGATTTACATCAATATCGTACGTCGTAGCAATGATCAGCTCGATCAGCAAAAGTTTTCTATTTTCGCACTGAATCAAAAGAAAAATCTGCAAACTGCAAGAACACTTGCCACCTTCCAATCTTTGCAGCAACTCACCCAATTACTCTATCAACAGCATATGTTGTATAGCGAACCTGTTGCAGGACAGTGGTTAATTGCCCATCAGCTCTATGATGCGGCAGTGACACATAAATATCAGCATACCAATTTGGATCAGTCTCAAGGTAAGCCAAGTTCAATTACCAATATTACTCAGGCCTATGCTCAGCTGATTTTGATGGATATTTTTAATACCAATCAAATTCGTCAATCTGAAATACAGGCGCTGTTCCAATGTAGTTTTGACTGGGCCAAAATGGTCCAAATCTTGGCTAAAGAAACTGATTTAACCAAGTATGTTGTAGATACCAGCAAAGACCATCCACCCATTTATAATAAAAAACAAAGCTCTGGCTTTAATCCAAACATTTTTATCAGTACACATAGCCTACTCGATCATGTCACGGCAACCCTACACAAAAATGCGGAATATATTTCAAAGAATGAAAAAATTTATTTAACCCCTGCACTTAAATTCCATGTACAAACTATTTTAGGTACTACTGCAGAACGCCGTCATGAGCGTTATGAATACTCAGCGCAACTGCATATTTGCTTTGGTTTACTGACTGCGCACTTCTATCTCTCTAAAGCCAAGAATTTCGCAGAGACTTTATTGCTAGATCATAGTTATGGTCTACAAAATGAATCAAAATTTATGTCTGCTTGGGACAAAAAAAGCGCCTCTGACAACCAAGAGTCTGCGATTCAACGTTTAAGTCGTGAAAGTAAAGCCGTTTATCAAGCCGATATTCTAGATATTAGTGTCAATGGTTATCGAATTAAATGGTCAGGAGAAGCACCCAAAAATCTAAGAACAGGCGAATATATTTTAGTCAAAGAAACATCACATGGGCATTGGCGTGGAGGCGTAATTCGTTGGCTTAAACAATCAAGCGAAAAAAGTCTGGAACTCGGTTTAGAAGTATTGGCACAAGAGATCTTCCCTTGTGCTGTTCGCATACAGGCTGACCGACATATTAGCAATTATCATCCAACACTTTTATTAAAAAACCAAAATCTGGATGAAACAAAAACAACTTTAATTTTACCAGGTTCACAAATTTTTAGAGAACACCAAGCTGTTCATTTAAGATTGGGGAAAGAGGAAGTCAAAGTGTATTTATTAAACGCACAATTAATTACCCAGAGTTTTGTTCAATTTGAGTTTGAACTGCTAAATGATGAGGAACTTCCGGTTCTTCAAAGATATATGGCACAAAAAAATATGGACACAATTGATCAAGATTTATGGGAAGCATTGAAGTGA